One window of Pyxicephalus adspersus chromosome 4, UCB_Pads_2.0, whole genome shotgun sequence genomic DNA carries:
- the UBXN2A gene encoding UBX domain-containing protein 2A, with product MREADNTDKMKPQDRGSRSRGGDRKRCDSFVNSLFEEAQDAGVLNASPEDEAEVVIRMWKNGFTINDGQLRDYTDAANQQFMNSVRKGELPSELQRTFEKEEVAVNVEDRKSEEYALKKKQVNLFSGKGYRLGSATPKVINKAVNGVEDEQSFPVVELNDLEPFTNIKIWMADGKRIVQKFNTSHRISDVRQFLERMPCKSEKLPFKLATSFPLCDISDETITIQEAQLHNAVLVQRLQKTTEPFRDS from the exons ATGAGGGAAGCGGACAACACTGACAAAATGAAACCACAAGACAG aggTTCCAGGAGCAGAGGAGGTGACCGGAAGAGATGTGACTCGTTTGTGAATAGCTTATTTGAAGAAGCACAAGACGCTGGCGTCCTAAATGCTTCTCCAGAAGATGAG GCCGAAGTTGTTATCCGAATGTGGAAAAATGGGTTTACAATCAATGATGGTCAACTCAGGGATTATACAGATGCTGCAAATCAACAGTTCATGAACTCCGTTAGGAAAGG GGAGCTCCCATCAGAGCTACAGAGGACGTTTGAGAAGGAAGAGGTGGCTGTAAATGTGGAAGACAGGAAGAGTGAAGAATATGCATTGAAGAAGAAGCAAGTGAATCTATTCTCTGGAAAGGGTTATAGACTGGGAAG TGCCACGCCAAAAGtcattaataaagcagtgaatggtGTGGAAGATGAGCAGAGCTTTCCTGTTGTGGAGCTGAATGATCTGGAGCCTTTTACAAATATCAAGATTTGGATGGCAGATGGCAAGAGAATTGTGCAAAAGTTTAACACCTCACACAG GATCAGTGATGTGAGGCAATTCCTGGAGCGCATGCCTTGTAAGTCTGAGAAGCTGCCTTTTAAACTGGCCACCTCTTTCCCCCTTTGTGACATTTCGGATGAGACCATCACCATCCAGGAAGCCCAACTGCACAATGCTGTTCTGGTCCAGAGACTGCAGAAAACCACAGAACCCTTCAGGGACTCATAA